GGCGACCGCCCACGCCGACATGACAGACCATTTCGACGCTGTGCAGATGGGGCATTTCCACCGTCACCAGGCGCAGGCCGTTGGCGAGGGTGTCCTTGTGATATTCAATCATGCAGTATATATCCGGACCATCATGGTGTCAGGTGTGGAAGGTAACATCGTCAGCCGCCCTGCCGGGGATAGATCAGGTCACGGCCGCCCTTGGCCCGCTGCCCGACATGACGCAGGTAAAACAGGTGAAGGACAAAGACCGCCATGAACAGCAACGACCAGAAGCCGGGCAGCCCGCCGACCGAAGCCTGTTCCAGGTACTGGTCCCAGGAACGCGCGATCAGCGGATGCAGCTTGATTTTCAGCAGCCAGCCACCCAGCAGCACAGCGAACAGATAAATATAATTGGCGTGAACCCGCTGCCCGATGGCCTGCAGTGCTCCCATCTTGTAACGGGGATGCAGCAGGTCCTCGGCCAGATCAATGCGCCATTGTGCTTCAGCGGAAAAATCGAGCCGGCCCTTGAGCAGCCTGGCAACAAATTCCTGGTGCAGCAGGCGTACGCGGTATTCGTAGGCATCGTAAAAGCGGAACCGGCGCGCTTCGACAAACAGCAGGATATACACCATCACCAGACCGAACACAAAGGCGGCATGAGTAATTTCCGGATGGCTGAACACAAAACCGAGAAATGCCGCGGTTGCGGCTACCGCCCAGTTGGTGGTGCGGTCGAGTCGCTCCCGCCAGGCCAGAGCGCGCGCCGATTCCGCACGGTAATAGTGAATGACGGCGGTGATGGTTTCAGCGCGGCTGAGAGATTGGTCGTCGCGGATCGTATCCGGCATGATCTTAAGGTTCCTGTCCGGAATGGTCCTGCCGGAGCAGGCCAGCCGCTTCCTTGGCGTGGTAGGTTATGATCAGATCGGCGCCGGCGCGCTTCATGGCCGTGAGC
This portion of the Syntrophotalea acetylenica genome encodes:
- a CDS encoding DUF2270 domain-containing protein; translation: MPDTIRDDQSLSRAETITAVIHYYRAESARALAWRERLDRTTNWAVAATAAFLGFVFSHPEITHAAFVFGLVMVYILLFVEARRFRFYDAYEYRVRLLHQEFVARLLKGRLDFSAEAQWRIDLAEDLLHPRYKMGALQAIGQRVHANYIYLFAVLLGGWLLKIKLHPLIARSWDQYLEQASVGGLPGFWSLLFMAVFVLHLFYLRHVGQRAKGGRDLIYPRQGG